CTGCAAATCGTGGTTGCTGACCCACGGGTGCCGCACGCCATCAAGAGGGCCTGTGCCTGGAGCGCACTGGCATTGAGCGTGCGTGTGGGCGCAAGGCAGCGGGAGCAGCAGGCGCACCATATCAGGCAGCTCCAGCAGCAGGTCAGGGAGCATAAGGCAGCTTCCTGGGCCCTGGCCAATGAGCTGAAGCGCCTCCATGAGGAGCGTGAGGAGGCGGCAGCACATGGAAACGCATTGTTCGCCCTGAAGCAGGTGATGTACGAGCGAGATATGTTGCGTGGGCGACTGCTCCAGTTTGAGAGAGCGGCCCAGTTAGCACCTGTGGCACATGAAATGCTGCCTGGGCCTGGAGCTGAGCAGCTTGGGGCTACAGCATGGCCCCTGAATGTACCGGAGCACGGCAAGATGGTGGCTCTGGGAGCACAGGGTATGCCACATTCAGAGAGTCAGATGGCAGCCCCAGCAGCTGTGGTTTATGTCCCCGGACCTCAGAGCTCCTTTGCCCAGGCAGTGCAACCCCTTCCACCAATGCTGGTGCCACATCCATTCCCATGCCATGAGTCATTCCTATCGGGATACCCATATGTGACACCTTTACCGCCTGTAGCAGTTATGGAAGAGGGAGCAGTCATGGCAGCAGCAGTGCCAGTAGCAGTTGCACCCCAGGTGCCTCCTCTGGGGATATACCCACTTGGTCAGTGGGCTGCAGTGGGGGCCCAGGAAGAGATGGCCCCACCATATGACCCGAGTTTCTATGCCCAGGAGGAATATTCTGAGAACCTCCAGGGGGAATATGCACAGGAGGCCTGCAGAAGCCACAGCCGAGAGGAAGGTGCTGTGTGTCCCCAGGGGATGTCCTCCCTGCGGGACAGCAGAAGCCACAGCCAAGAGGAAGGTGCTGTGTGTCCCCAGGGGATGTCCTCCCTGCGGGACAGCAGAAGTCAGAGCCAAGAGGAAGGTGCTGTGTGTCCCCAGGAGATGTCCTCTGTGGGGGGCTGCAGAAGCCAGAGCCAAGAGGAAGGTGCTGTGTGTCCCCAGGAGATGTCCTCCCTGCGGGACAGCAGAAGCCAGAGCCTAGCGGAAGGTGCTGTGTGTCCCCAGATGTCCTCTGTGGGGGGCAGCAGAAGCCAGAGCCAAGAGGAAGGTGCTGTGTGTCCCCAGGGGATGTCCTCTGTGGAGGGCCGCAGAAGCCACAGCCGAGAGGAAAGTGCTGTGTGTCCCCAGGAGATGTCCTCCCTGCAGGACAGCAGAAGCCAGAGCCTAGAGGAAGGTGCTGTGTGTCCCCAGGGGATGTCCTCTGTGGGGGGCAGCAGAAGCCACAGCCAAGAGGAAGGTGCTGTGTGTCCCCAGGGGATGTCCTCTGTGGGGGCCAGCAGAAGCCACAGCCAAGAAGAAGATGCTGTGTGTCCCCAGGGGATGTTCTCCCTGGGGGGCAGCAGAAGCCACAGCCGAGAGAAAGGTGCTGTGTGTCCCCAGGGGATGTCCTCCCTGTGCGACAGCAGAAGCCAGAGCCGAGAGGAAGGTGCTGTGTGTCCCCAGGGGACAGTGCCCCAGGGAGACAGTAGGAACCACAGCCAAGAAGGAGGCCCTGTTTGTTCCCAGGGGACAGCGCCCCATGGAGACAGCAGGAGCCACAGCCAGAAGGAATGTCCAGTGATGCCCCAGGAGAAGTACTCCATGAGCAGCAGCAAGTTCCCCAAACAAGAAGGTCCAGAGAGGCCCCAGGGGACATGTCCCTCATGGTACAGCAAATGTTATATTGTGAGAAAAAGCTCCAGGAAACAGGAGCAAAATGCCAAgcaaccaaaagagaaaaattcctCAGATACCCAGCATCAGCAGAAACCTACTATACATCCCAATCAAAATTGTTGGGAGTGCCTGCGCTGTAAAGCAGTGAATTTTCCATGGCGCAAGTCCTGCTATAAATGCAAGAATGTGTGCAGGGCATTTGAGAGTGGAGGCCTGGATCCAGGACAAGCTCACTGATTTCAGGAAGGTAAGTAAGAATGGAAACACTCCAAGGAAAAACCAATTTCCTAACAACCTCTCCTCTTTTGATCAAAAAGTAACTCATTTACTtcacagaaaatttgaaaatcaaaattatgaaatttaatttcataattcaaaatttaaataaattcaaatttatttgaatattcatatattaaaaattcataatatttgaaatattcataattcaaaaattaaataaaacaatccaTTATTTTATTACCCAAATTAAGCactttttatcatctgagcacacatacaaatatatacacacatgcatgcacacacataattaTATCCTTATTTGTACACTTATTTTAACAAAGACTACTTTGAGTATTACGTGTTTAAAATAGAGGACTTCTAATTCCTTTTAAGTTTGTAGGTGCTGGATTCTGGATGGCTGATGCTAATTGGCTGACACCCTGGAGGCACCGAAgtcatgaagaatttttttttttcactaatttctgttttcttattaacCACCTTTTCCTGAAAATGCTACCTTTTCCTGTCTTTGCCTCAGAATAGCCATATGCTTTTAGAGTTATATGCTACATTGAATTTTAGGAGTACTGTTTTTCCTTGAAAATGCTATTGTTCTTTTGTAAACTACTGCAGTGTTCATGTTTGCTTCTTGTATTTAAGTTTTATAGGTAGGGGCTCATTTTTGTCTCTGAGCCCCATGGAATTTGCCTGTTGCTGAAGAATCTGAACCTATCCCATTTAGAAGATCTTCCAAGATCCTGAAGAAATCACACTTCATTTCTGACTGACCTGCACCTCAGTGAGACCCTCCCGGCTGGCTGAAGCTAAGAAGTCAGGGAAGAAGAGATACTTTGGGACTTATTAGAGGGAAAAGGgatacaaaataattttgttatgaTTTAATTTCTCTGTTGATATGGAATTATTTCAGAAGTGCTAGGGGGTGGGTTTGCAGTGTTAAATTCTATAGATGATAGCAAATTTGATagatttcatttaattaaacaaCTAGTTATTGATTGTCTAGTATATGATAGGAGGTAGAATTATATTGTATTATCTAGTGTACACAAATCTTTTTGGTGAGTTTGGTTAGATGACAGGGGACAGCATAATTTGAGATACATTATAGATTAGAGGTGACTTTATTTTGCATGTTGTGTGGCCTTTGGGTAAACCCAGTTGAAATAGCATCCAGATATTTTTGTAGTTCCAGGGGCAAGATCAAAGAGATTTTTGTGGATGGACTTGATTTCCCAACTGTTCATCTCGTTGGTCCCAGATGTCACAAATGAGTAGTGGCAAAGAGCAGGAAAGTTCAGGCAGGACTTTTCTGATACTCTCCTGATTTCCTCCCTCGAGAGGGACAGCTAGTTCCCTGGTTGCCTGAAAGACCACTGAGTGACTGCCTTAAAGAAGTGCTTCGGGGAATGCTGGCAACACAGCTTCAGGCAGCCACCATCCCAAGCCCCTTTCCAGCCAGTGGATGAAGAACAAAATGTGTTCTAAGGACAGACATCGTGCTATGGATAGTGCTTCTCTTGGGAGGGCTAATTGGATTAAAAGTAGAACTGGACTGGGACAAGTACTCTTGAGAGTGCCCTTGGGCCCTTCTCTTCCACTTTGTGTGTTCTCTGCAGGCGCTCTGCTCCCCTGAAGCAGCTGCTGCAAGCCAGGGGGAGCCAGGGTGGAGCCCAGGGGCTGGAAGTCAGATCAGCCTCCAGTCTGAACAAGAGGTATCCTGGAGTTCTCCCAGGAGATTCCAGCTCACCAGGCTCAGGCTCTGTCAGAAGTTTTCTGTTTCTAACTAGTAATAAAGAGTGTTCACTTATTGCTGTGTCTTCTGTGTAGTGTGTACCTCGGGGACAGGTTTGCTCAGAAGTAGCAgttgatttaattattttaaattaatttttttttggttgagccATGAGGCTTGTAGGAACTTAGTTCTgcaaccagggaatgaacccacgcccatggcagtgaaagcactgagtcctaaccactcgaCCTCCAGGTAGTCCCCAGAAGTTACCATTTAAATCTGAAGCTTCCCTCCATCCCACTGAGAAGACTGAAAGTTAAATGTCATTCACTATTGAAGGGCCCCTCTTCTTCCTGTGAGTTACCAAGAATGGGAGGGGGAGGGCCTTCTATGGGGGCCTTCAGTCCATTGTTACTGTCCCTGGTACTCTCACTGTCCAAGTCCACATGGTCTCTTGAGGGTGGGCATTTCTGCTTCTCTATAGCCAATGGGGGTTGAAGGTGTCTGCCAGTGCTGAAAGCCCTGATGCCCTAGTCTCTCTACATGTACCATAGTCTCTCTACAATCACCATTTCCTTCTGGGGCTCTGCTTTCTCCCTGGGGTCCTGGTATGGAGTAAGGAGTACGTAGGCATTATAAAGCAGTATTCTTTCTCTAGGCCATTCCTTTCATATCATAATTTGGTCCAAATGCAGTGGATTATAGAAAACCAGATACAGGCTGGCTGGGATAAGAGGTGCCAAGATCTGAATATCTTCTTGGAACGAGTATGGTGAGATGAGGGgttagaagagaaaaatgaccCTGTCATATGAGAACTCTCCTTTCTCAGAGATGACTAATGGTAAGAGCCTTGGCTAGGGATAGGAATGTAGGAAAAGAAGAGGGTTATGAGGgtgaataaacaaaattatttaagagggaggggagaagatAGTATGATATTTTGTGGGTCCTAATGTCCCCTGTACACTTGGAAAGGTGGGCATGTGCTGGTATTTTTCCTGCTGGATATAAATTCAGTGTTGGTGCAATAGAGGAAGAGTACAAATGGTggtggaggaaaagaagaaagaatcaggCCTGGCAGCAGCCACTGCCATTATTGATGATAGGGGTGGGCCTGGTAGTGCTCCCTTACAGGCACTTATGAAGGTGGTGATGCTGGAGGAGGGATATGGGTATTTCTCTGAGCAGGAGGGTATAGAGGAGATGGAAAGAGGCCTTTTAGATGCTGTGGAAGCTTCAGAGCAAGAGAAGATGCAATCTGTGTGGAGAAAGTGAAGGATCATAACAATATTCTTCACACCACCTCCTCACCATTCTATCATCTCATACCTGCTACTGGACCCTACACAGGAGCAGCATCTTCAAATGCCTATTTCTATTTCCACAGTTAGTATGCCATCTATCATTTAACCCCTTTCATTCCCACTAGTAAAAGCAGAATCAAAATAAGTGCCTCAAATAAGAGCACTTCCTGTGAGAGCATCTGCTACTAGCAAAGCCTATCAGCAGGCGTGGGTTACAGAAAAAGTCCCTGTGGTAGATAAGAGGTGGCAGCAGCTTCAGTATCAGAATGGACAGGAGCAAAAGGCTCAGCATTTCTTAAGATCCCTTAGGAATGAGAGAATTCTACCTTGTAAAGACAAGGAACTGGAATGATGAAAGTGGTAAGAAATGATTCCTGGGATGCAACCATGCTTCAGATAAAGGAGATGTCTAATCCTGGACAGGCATTCTGTCTTCTTATGGGGCTAgttgtcctctttgatttcagaAATGTAAGAGAGAACCAAGGAGGTCTGAAACAAAAGAGATCAATTTCCTGAGTACATGTCTGATtataaacacagcaatataaaaatAGCTATAAATGTAGCTTAATTTCACTttaggaaaattagaaaaaaaattcaaccagAGTTTCACCACTAGAGGTACCatggtttatatttttatgtgtttaattccatatctgtatatatacacacttatatTGGcatgataaatttttttaaaacattctttacaTGCAACTGTACAccttttatcggagaaggcaatggcaccccactccagtactcttgcctggaaaatcccatggaaggaggagcctggtgggctgcagtccatggggtcgctacaagtcggacacgactgagcgacttcactttgacttttcactttcatgcattggaggaggaaatggcaacccactccagaattcttgcctggagaatcccagggacggggagcctggtggtctgccgtctatggggtcgcacagagtcggacacgactgaagcgacttagcagcagcagtacatcttttatagtcttttttattgtggttttaaaaaaCCAACATGAGGTCTAATTGTTAAGTATAAGCAGGTTTCTAGAATTTTTCTATCTTGCATAATTGAAATTTTATAGccttattttaaattaacatattaattttttttcttttacacctGTGTGCCCCAGTGTTGGAGGCCCCGTGTTCCAGACTCCGAAGGAGTCTGGTTCATGCCACCTGTTAAGCAAACCCCAGTCCTCTCCAATGTCTTTCCTCCTAATTCAGAGCCACAGTGCAGCTCCACCTTGGCTCAGGGCCTGTGGCCAGGTGTCTGAGAGAGACCTCTGGCTTAGAGGGATTCAGGGATGGGACTGCCTGAGGCCAGAACGGGGCAGTGAATGGCACATGCAAGGGGCGTTAAGTCTTCTCCTGGGGAAGTGATGTGGGGCCCCAAGGTCTGAGACCAAAACAACCCGAGCCCACCCATTCCACTGCACGTGGCTGTGGCCAGTTGTTCCTCCCAGAAGTAGCCAGATGTCTAGAATTCGTCCCAGGAGACCATCGCTGCCTGTACTTGGAGTCCCTCTGCCAAAGAACAGGGCCCTGCTCTCTCGGAATCAGCCCAACTGCGAGCATCCTGCGATGGGGAAGCTGGCCCCTTTACCCAAGCCCCTCCATCTAGAAACATTCTTTTTTCAACAGCATAGGGGACGCCTGCAGCCAGGGCCGAGGGCCAGACCCTGGTCCAAGCGCGTGGAgtgtggggtttcccaggaagGCAAAGACAGGGTGCAGTTGGAGCGTGCAGGATACACTTTGTGGCTTCGGGTGAGTGTGGAGGTGTAAATGTGAATACAGAGGGAGGGGTAGGGAGAGAGTGAGctagatgcactgatcacgtgaagtGGCCCAGAAGACCGCGGAAGTAATCTAATAGCGCAGCCACCGCTACCTCACGCCCCAGAGGAAACCAAGTCTCGAGGGATCTCACGGGATCTCGGGAGTTCTGGGACTGGCAGGGGAGCCCTAGGATGAGAAACACTGGTCAGTGGCGGGTGCCGGAAGCCTCCAGTTCTGAACTCGTCCACAAAGAGTTTGGCTTGCACATTTATCAAGCAAATCCCATCCTCATATATGCCTCAccctccctccactcccccaGTCAGAGTGACTGTGTGGCGCCTGTTCCCAGGAGCCCCGAAGGTTGAGCAGGGGAATCACCGCTGATGCCAGAATGGGTGAGTGAGCTGTGCATGTGAtatattcatattaatattttaatattaatctgTGAACAACATCTGcaaaaaaaattatgtgataaGGTATTCCCATGAGCCCTATATAGAAGAGGCTGGGGGCAAGTTACAGCTACAAGACCTGAGCAATCTGTGAAGGAATGAGCATAGAGAAATAATGGCTCATTTCACAGACCAGAAAGTAGGAAGACCTTAAAATACTCTGTGAACCAAAATGCTCTACAGGTATTTACTAGAAAACACAGTGGACCAATTTGAGAAAAGCAAGTGGAACTAAAAATGGGTGCAAGTGATACTTGGTAAGGTTGATGGGGTTGAAGCATCTAGATGTCATGAATTCGCAGAACTCGCAGCCCAAGCTCCCTTCCAGGATAGACGCACATGGAGAAGAGAGATGTCATTCTGCTCTGTATTCTCTCTTTTAATAACTTTGTTTGGGATTTTACTTCCCTCATTTTCtgttactcattttaaaatgaaattagttTTTCTGAACTTGTAAAAGGAAGCATGGCTCAGTAGAATTTTTCTAATATCGCAAAGCTCATATCTGTTGTtttggctgttgctgctgctgctaagtcacttcagtcgtgtccgactctgtgtgaccccatagacggcagcccaccaggctcctctgtccctgggattctccaggcaagaatactggagtgggttgccatttccttctccctgttgTTTTGGTGTGGTCTTCAAAAAGCAACTTGGTTttttatagttctggaggctagaagttcaaaatcaaggtgtcagcagagttgGACTATGAGGGGTGAACAGGAGGCATCTGTTCCAGACCTCTCTCCTTAGCTTATGAATGGCCATTTTCTACCAGTTCCTCTTCAAATCGTCTTTCATCTACGTATATCTCTGTTTCTGTGtacatgtttctgctttttataaaGATACCAATCATATTgtattagggcccaccctaatgacctcatctttaATAACATCTGCAGTGATCCTATTTCCAAGGTCAGTACCTATTTTGAGGTACTGGAGTCTAGTACTTCATCCCGTGAAATTTTAGGGgatacaattcaacccataagaATCCTAAATATAGTTTTTTCTACCTAGATATGTGAATTTAAGACCAATTAAAATTCTTAAAGCTCTTGGAACTCTTTTCTAGTGTGTAAACTAGATTTGAATCTCAGCCTTTCCACTTGTTAGCTGTGTGATATTAAGCAAGTTCCttatctgtgcctcagttttcccatctagaaaatgggaataataatacctaTTGAATAAGAATGTTacgaggattaaatgaaataatatatgaaaatgcaCTTAAAACAGTACTTCggtttataaaataatttgtatgatttttttccttactcAGAAGTAACAATGAAACCTAACTGAATAGTATTAAAAAGGCAGTCTCTCTGAATAGTTACCAAATAAAATACAAGCAGATGGAAATGTGTAATTTTAAACTTTCTTATTAGTGAGAGAAATAATTAATTTCTCTCATTAATAATTAATGAGGCCCTGGGTGAGGGCCTTAATTCCTGTAGAAGAACTCAGAGATGTGTACCAGATTGTTATGTATATCCCTTGAAGAGAAACCAGGACTTTGCTACATCGCTGCACCATCATGTTTTGACtgcctttcttttatttctgcattCCCTCACTCCTCTAATTAGTTAATCTGTCCTTTGGAACTCAAGAAAGCTCTTGGAGGCAGAAACCTTTTTCCTAAAAATAGGAAAGGCTTTTGTACTTGGGAGGGTCCCACAGGATTCTGCTTGATTTCAATTAGCCTCTAGAAACTGGAATAGGCAAGGGAATGGATTCTTCTCTAGAACCTCCAGAAGGGAATGCACTACTACTGATGCCTTGAGGTTAGCTCGGTGAGATTCAATTCAAACTTCTGatttccagaactgtaagatgatAAATTCTTGTTATCTTAAATTGCTAAGTTGgtgataatttgttatagcagcagtaAGAAACTAATGCAGCAGAATTCAGTTATCTTCAAGTATTATTGGAGTGAGGGCCTCAGTTTCTTGCTGGTGGTTGGCTGG
The nucleotide sequence above comes from Bos javanicus breed banteng chromosome X, ARS-OSU_banteng_1.0, whole genome shotgun sequence. Encoded proteins:
- the TEX13D gene encoding testis-expressed protein 13D, which produces MAVDFGDNASGFRHVDVIRFINNEVLENGGGPDFYMALRSRPWNEVEDQLQIVVADPRVPHAIKRACAWSALALSVRVGARQREQQAHHIRQLQQQVREHKAASWALANELKRLHEEREEAAAHGNALFALKQVMYERDMLRGRLLQFERAAQLAPVAHEMLPGPGAEQLGATAWPLNVPEHGKMVALGAQGMPHSESQMAAPAAVVYVPGPQSSFAQAVQPLPPMLVPHPFPCHESFLSGYPYVTPLPPVAVMEEGAVMAAAVPVAVAPQVPPLGIYPLGQWAAVGAQEEMAPPYDPSFYAQEEYSENLQGEYAQEACRSHSREEGAVCPQGMSSLRDSRSHSQEEGAVCPQGMSSLRDSRSQSQEEGAVCPQEMSSVGGCRSQSQEEGAVCPQEMSSLRDSRSQSLAEGAVCPQMSSVGGSRSQSQEEGAVCPQGMSSVEGRRSHSREESAVCPQEMSSLQDSRSQSLEEGAVCPQGMSSVGGSRSHSQEEGAVCPQGMSSVGASRSHSQEEDAVCPQGMFSLGGSRSHSREKGAVCPQGMSSLCDSRSQSREEGAVCPQGTVPQGDSRNHSQEGGPVCSQGTAPHGDSRSHSQKECPVMPQEKYSMSSSKFPKQEGPERPQGTCPSWYSKCYIVRKSSRKQEQNAKQPKEKNSSDTQHQQKPTIHPNQNCWECLRCKAVNFPWRKSCYKCKNVCRAFESGGLDPGQAH